From Levilactobacillus zymae, a single genomic window includes:
- a CDS encoding hemolysin family protein: MDSGQIVVNLGIILVTFFFAAFFVACEFALVQTRPSALQEKIDERDKPSTKLNRAMKMVTNLNEYLSTTQVGVSLAGIILGWIGETFFVDILLAGIAPMHITGATAHTVSAIIGVLLLTYLEVVFTEIVPKNISIDMPMKVLMLVVTPLHYCHVIFYPFVWLLNSSATGVVKLMGLKVANESDEVFSQAEILSLSRSAVEGGELEKNDLVYMQRAFELNDKVAKDIMIDRTQLTVIDITATVKEALTMYLQERFSRLPVVADNDKDKILGYVYNYDLIRQQQVDSSIKIDKLLRDITTTPETTPITQVLQQMIKHQTPIVVVVDEYGGTSGIITDKDIYEELFGTVRDEIDDANDQYIFKQPNGTFQVNGKMTTYDFERYFAVDIKDFESTDTVTLAGYIIDNYPDVKINDVIHLENFDLKVLDYENSFINWFEVTVNPVQPQQPVLDADDTH; this comes from the coding sequence GTGGATAGTGGTCAGATAGTTGTGAATTTAGGGATTATTTTAGTAACTTTCTTCTTTGCAGCTTTCTTTGTGGCTTGTGAGTTCGCTTTAGTCCAGACGCGCCCTAGTGCGTTACAGGAAAAAATTGACGAACGCGACAAGCCTTCGACTAAGTTAAACCGGGCCATGAAAATGGTCACGAACTTAAATGAATATTTGTCAACGACTCAGGTGGGGGTTTCCCTAGCCGGAATCATCCTGGGGTGGATTGGGGAAACCTTCTTCGTCGATATTCTGTTGGCGGGGATTGCCCCCATGCACATCACGGGCGCCACTGCGCACACGGTGAGTGCCATCATCGGGGTCCTGTTATTGACGTACTTAGAAGTGGTCTTCACCGAAATTGTGCCGAAGAACATTTCCATCGATATGCCGATGAAAGTCTTGATGCTGGTGGTCACGCCGCTACACTACTGCCACGTGATCTTCTACCCGTTCGTCTGGTTGTTGAACTCCAGTGCAACCGGTGTGGTCAAGCTGATGGGCCTAAAGGTTGCCAATGAAAGCGACGAGGTCTTCTCCCAAGCCGAAATTCTGAGCCTTTCCCGCAGTGCCGTGGAAGGCGGAGAACTGGAAAAGAACGATTTAGTGTACATGCAACGGGCCTTCGAATTAAACGATAAGGTCGCTAAGGACATCATGATCGACCGAACGCAGTTGACGGTCATCGACATCACCGCTACGGTGAAGGAAGCCCTGACCATGTACCTGCAGGAACGGTTCAGCCGCCTGCCGGTCGTGGCCGATAACGACAAGGATAAGATCCTCGGTTACGTTTACAATTATGATTTGATTCGCCAACAACAAGTGGATTCGTCCATTAAGATTGATAAGTTACTGCGCGACATCACCACCACGCCCGAAACCACGCCGATCACGCAGGTGTTGCAACAAATGATCAAGCACCAGACGCCAATCGTGGTCGTAGTCGACGAATACGGGGGTACGTCTGGGATCATCACCGACAAGGACATTTACGAAGAACTCTTCGGGACGGTCCGCGATGAGATCGACGACGCCAACGACCAGTACATCTTTAAGCAACCCAACGGCACTTTCCAGGTTAATGGGAAGATGACCACCTACGACTTCGAACGGTACTTTGCCGTGGACATCAAGGACTTCGAATCCACCGATACCGTTACGTTAGCCGGTTATATTATCGATAATTACCCCGACGTCAAGATCAACGACGTGATTCATTTGGAGAACTTCGATCTCAAGGTGTTGGATTACGAAAACTCCTTCATTAATTGGTTCGAGGTCACGGTTAACCCCGTGCAACCACAACAACCCGTCTTAGATGCCGACGACACGCATTAA
- the asp2 gene encoding accessory Sec system protein Asp2, with the protein MANSRKMPVVQLGGQPVVQPAALAADYQWCYFPDREQDRRMPNTLRTPAGYLLPFWRNALFLLPLDDGTTWRNLDLLKLLPANHILYDDAAELSPEVQALFELKGAFAVNMNDPATLTNTINRDWFPGQDSFKLDHGSLRVLGTFEGTVHRFGRYHLQLTGNFGQAFQPVVVWETQGYAGRNRDLTFQPECQASDDVLVRYQLTLINQTTDQPIHTLTFNPADYPTGKTLHLGDIDYYYTLSVLAMGQGQLDIGLVHISRGRERFGSLFPGGQFHHVPGSLNENFYSYFDAGDMRPPLNVYFSGFNMSDHFEGNFMMERFGAPFLLVSDPRLNGGGFYVGSDAFEQQFVTVIQTTLKRLGFAPDDLVLSGISEGTVATFYYGALLKPRAIIAGKPLINLGTMATNGRIKRTQDFQPSFDLLLSHTGDVTAETAQQLNQRVWHRFKQGDFHHTTFAVAHMYQDDFDNTTFPELFDWVTDQFPHVRFLHKGVLGRHNDNTPAINAWFVKQFRMILASEYDRHFADEEVVPS; encoded by the coding sequence ATGGCAAACAGTCGTAAGATGCCCGTCGTGCAACTCGGGGGCCAACCGGTCGTCCAACCGGCGGCCCTCGCCGCGGACTACCAATGGTGCTACTTCCCCGACCGTGAACAGGATCGCCGGATGCCGAACACCCTGCGGACGCCAGCCGGTTATCTCCTACCGTTCTGGCGCAACGCGTTATTCTTACTGCCACTCGACGATGGCACCACTTGGCGTAATTTAGATCTTTTAAAGCTACTCCCCGCCAATCACATTCTCTACGATGATGCCGCCGAGCTGAGCCCCGAGGTCCAAGCCCTCTTTGAGCTCAAGGGAGCTTTTGCCGTTAACATGAACGATCCCGCTACCTTGACCAACACCATTAACCGGGACTGGTTCCCCGGTCAGGATTCGTTTAAGCTCGATCATGGCAGTCTACGGGTCCTGGGGACCTTCGAAGGGACCGTCCACCGGTTTGGTCGCTACCACCTACAGCTCACCGGTAACTTCGGTCAGGCCTTCCAACCCGTCGTGGTGTGGGAAACTCAGGGTTACGCGGGCCGCAACCGGGACCTGACCTTCCAACCCGAATGTCAGGCCAGCGACGACGTCTTGGTCCGCTACCAGCTGACGCTAATCAATCAGACGACCGACCAACCGATCCACACCCTGACGTTTAACCCCGCCGATTACCCGACCGGTAAGACGTTACATTTGGGGGATATCGACTATTACTACACCCTGAGCGTCTTAGCCATGGGCCAGGGACAACTCGATATTGGCTTAGTCCACATCTCCCGGGGGCGCGAACGCTTCGGCAGTCTTTTCCCCGGCGGTCAATTCCATCACGTGCCCGGCAGCCTCAACGAAAACTTCTATTCTTACTTCGATGCCGGCGACATGCGGCCGCCCCTCAACGTGTACTTCAGCGGGTTCAATATGTCCGATCACTTCGAAGGAAACTTCATGATGGAGCGCTTCGGGGCCCCCTTCTTGCTCGTCAGCGATCCCCGGTTGAACGGGGGGGGCTTCTACGTGGGCAGTGACGCCTTCGAACAGCAATTTGTCACCGTGATTCAAACCACCCTTAAGCGCCTGGGCTTTGCGCCCGACGACTTGGTCCTCTCCGGCATCTCAGAAGGGACCGTCGCCACCTTTTACTACGGGGCCCTCTTAAAACCACGGGCCATCATCGCCGGTAAGCCCCTAATCAACTTAGGGACCATGGCCACCAACGGCCGGATCAAGCGGACTCAGGACTTCCAGCCGTCATTTGACCTCCTCTTATCCCACACCGGCGATGTGACCGCCGAAACGGCTCAACAGCTCAATCAACGGGTCTGGCACCGTTTCAAACAGGGCGACTTTCACCACACCACCTTCGCCGTGGCCCACATGTATCAAGACGACTTCGATAACACAACCTTCCCGGAGCTCTTCGACTGGGTCACCGATCAGTTTCCCCACGTGCGCTTCTTGCATAAGGGCGTCTTAGGGCGACACAACGACAACACCCCGGCCATCAACGCCTGGTTCGTTAAACAATTCCGGATGATTTTGGCTTCGGAATACGACCGGCACTTCGCCGACGAGGAGGTGGTGCCCTCATGA
- the secA2 gene encoding accessory Sec system translocase SecA2 produces the protein MPFSHNRTPERYVRQMRAVTALAPKYRAMSDDNLKAQTTLFRQQLAQGKSLDSLKIAAYAVVREADQRVLGMFPFDVQVLGALVMQDGNVAEMKTGEGKTLTATMPMYLNGLTGSGNFLVTANEYLAYRDAEKMGRVYRWLGLTAVPGVAPAGGDPHDRNLKEIYQADIVYTTNSTLGFDYLMDNLAGTASERFLQGFHFALLDEIDAVLLDSAQMPLIISGAPRVRSNLFGIADQVICLLRQNIDFERSNDHKKVWFTPKGITHMEEYLGLSDLLTAPHRTLYRHLVLALKAHQTLTRDRDYVVDEDGVSLLDLSNGRKLAGMKLEAGLHQALEAKEQMPVSNQTRTMASITFQNLFRMFSHLSGMTGTAMTDAAELQETYRLSVVPIPTNKPSQRIDLPDQLFMTTDQKLESAVQMVKQAYAVGRPVLIETGSVSLSNLFSRILLREEIPHNLLNARSVAKEAMIVKEAGQPGAVTVATSMAGRGTDIKLGKGVKALGGLLVIGTERMNSARVDNQLRGRTGRQGAPGESVFLVSIEDTILLEHGPKWLRRYRRRLDDAKRKQSAGRPAKPVRKPFLTRHRFKHLITQAQHNAEKDDRQARNQTLQYSEIMRVQRDTIYATRQEIMTKKDLTPLLASVFRMAAKAFTQKHPRATRSELADYVLNTIDNHLVVADVIDQDWHADRPKETGPFLQKLMVDHLTQKFADINDDQQIYFERMCLLKSLDNAWIDQVDMLQQLRQIATNRSTAQHDPLLEYLKDGRKAFGEMKQDFARDAVRNLLLSEFEFKPDGSIDVTYP, from the coding sequence ATGCCATTCTCACATAACCGAACACCTGAGAGATACGTCAGACAGATGCGGGCCGTCACTGCGTTGGCCCCCAAGTATCGGGCCATGTCCGACGACAACTTGAAAGCCCAAACCACGCTCTTCCGGCAACAATTAGCTCAGGGGAAGTCCCTCGACTCCCTGAAGATTGCTGCCTACGCCGTGGTGCGCGAAGCCGATCAACGCGTATTGGGCATGTTTCCGTTCGATGTGCAGGTCTTAGGGGCCCTAGTCATGCAAGACGGCAACGTTGCCGAAATGAAAACCGGTGAAGGAAAGACCCTGACCGCGACCATGCCCATGTACCTTAACGGCTTGACGGGGAGCGGGAATTTTCTAGTCACCGCCAATGAATACCTGGCTTACCGGGACGCGGAGAAGATGGGCCGGGTCTACCGTTGGCTGGGTCTCACCGCCGTTCCCGGCGTTGCGCCGGCCGGTGGCGATCCTCACGACCGCAATCTCAAGGAGATTTATCAGGCCGACATCGTTTACACCACCAACTCAACGCTAGGCTTCGACTATTTAATGGATAATTTAGCCGGTACCGCCAGTGAACGCTTCCTCCAGGGCTTCCACTTTGCCTTACTCGACGAAATCGACGCAGTGTTACTGGATTCGGCACAAATGCCGCTGATCATTTCCGGGGCTCCCCGGGTCCGGTCCAACCTCTTCGGCATCGCCGACCAGGTGATCTGCCTGTTACGGCAAAACATCGACTTCGAACGCAGTAACGATCACAAGAAGGTCTGGTTCACGCCCAAAGGTATCACTCATATGGAGGAATACCTGGGCTTAAGCGATCTACTGACCGCTCCACACCGGACACTGTACCGGCACTTAGTCTTGGCGTTAAAGGCCCACCAAACCCTCACCCGCGACCGGGATTACGTGGTCGACGAGGACGGGGTTTCTTTGTTGGACCTTTCGAACGGCCGTAAATTAGCCGGGATGAAGCTCGAAGCCGGTCTCCACCAGGCGTTGGAAGCCAAGGAACAGATGCCCGTGTCCAACCAGACACGGACCATGGCGTCCATCACCTTCCAGAACCTCTTTCGGATGTTCAGTCACCTGAGCGGGATGACCGGGACGGCGATGACCGACGCGGCCGAGTTGCAAGAAACCTACCGGCTGTCGGTCGTGCCTATTCCGACCAATAAACCGTCGCAACGAATCGACTTGCCCGACCAACTCTTCATGACCACCGACCAGAAGCTGGAAAGTGCCGTGCAGATGGTCAAGCAAGCCTATGCGGTGGGCCGGCCCGTGTTAATCGAGACCGGGTCCGTGTCGTTGTCCAACCTCTTCTCACGGATCCTCCTGCGAGAAGAAATCCCACATAACCTGCTGAACGCGCGGAGTGTGGCCAAGGAAGCCATGATCGTCAAGGAGGCCGGACAACCCGGTGCCGTGACCGTCGCCACTTCCATGGCCGGTCGGGGGACCGACATTAAGCTGGGCAAGGGCGTCAAGGCGCTCGGTGGTCTCCTGGTCATCGGGACCGAACGGATGAATTCCGCACGAGTCGACAATCAATTACGGGGCCGGACCGGTCGACAGGGGGCCCCCGGCGAAAGTGTCTTCCTGGTCTCCATCGAAGATACCATTCTCCTGGAGCACGGGCCCAAGTGGCTGCGGCGGTACCGGCGCCGACTGGACGACGCGAAGCGTAAGCAATCTGCGGGCCGCCCCGCTAAGCCCGTTCGTAAGCCCTTCCTCACCCGGCACCGCTTCAAGCACCTGATTACCCAGGCGCAACACAACGCCGAAAAAGATGACCGGCAGGCCCGGAACCAAACCCTGCAGTATTCCGAAATCATGCGGGTTCAACGGGATACCATCTACGCCACGCGTCAGGAAATTATGACCAAAAAGGACCTCACGCCGTTACTTGCGAGCGTCTTTCGTATGGCGGCGAAGGCCTTTACCCAGAAGCATCCCCGTGCCACGCGCAGTGAGCTCGCCGACTACGTCTTAAACACCATTGATAATCATCTGGTGGTGGCCGACGTGATCGATCAAGATTGGCACGCCGATCGGCCCAAGGAGACCGGTCCGTTTCTTCAGAAATTAATGGTCGACCACTTGACGCAGAAGTTTGCGGACATCAACGACGACCAACAAATCTACTTTGAACGGATGTGTCTGTTGAAATCACTCGATAACGCCTGGATCGACCAGGTCGATATGCTCCAACAATTACGGCAGATTGCCACGAACCGGAGCACGGCCCAACACGATCCGTTGCTGGAATATCTCAAGGACGGACGCAAGGCCTTCGGTGAGATGAAGCAAGACTTCGCCCGCGATGCCGTGCGCAACCTCTTATTATCCGAGTTCGAGTTCAAGCCAGACGGTTCCATCGACGTGACGTACCCGTAA
- a CDS encoding glycosyltransferase: MIFFVNGTIGMGNSGVEHAEFYRAQVLQQAGLPYKYLFYRLNRDLQAPMRRWGLANDQVINMWEYFTLGEDYLFHGVQKAYKHSTKLVIDSTNTHRKRDTYTESGLHVVDHMIKHPDIHKKTNLLLVGSNHVEIFNMNTGQKMAKFLFYDDPHRKVILRNIHLYHQAGGEHLFFSNGMQLIRYFFDRLNLAYNQKNIYMIDRGTDPEVALFSRHSDKLKIVDVIHADQLNNRKDPRYPLFNNYNEYMLTHLDQVDKVVVSTEQQRQDMLLDFPQRADQIVTIPVGGVRDNPQIDLQHRPGDPIKFVTASRLAIEKHVDFIVKALVKLHDEDGVNLTLDIFGAGEEEKRIKQAIEDGKAGDYITMRGQSATLDQEYPKLDAYVSGSYSEGFGLTYIEAMNAGLPIVTFNARFGAQDLVDDGQTGFLADFNREDADYSVEQLHQALQKLMAADYGTLRANTAKKIERYQDHVIAEDWRKLVDAL; encoded by the coding sequence ATGATATTTTTTGTGAACGGAACTATCGGCATGGGGAACTCCGGCGTCGAACACGCCGAATTCTACAGAGCGCAGGTCTTACAACAGGCCGGCCTCCCCTATAAATACCTGTTCTACCGACTCAACCGAGACCTACAGGCCCCGATGCGCCGGTGGGGCCTTGCCAACGACCAGGTCATCAACATGTGGGAGTACTTCACGTTAGGCGAAGACTACCTCTTCCACGGCGTCCAAAAGGCTTACAAACATAGCACCAAGTTGGTGATTGACTCGACCAACACACACCGGAAACGGGATACTTACACGGAAAGTGGGCTCCACGTGGTCGACCACATGATCAAGCACCCCGACATCCACAAGAAGACCAACCTCTTATTAGTGGGCTCCAACCACGTCGAAATCTTCAACATGAACACCGGCCAGAAGATGGCCAAATTCCTGTTCTACGACGACCCTCACCGGAAGGTCATCCTGCGTAATATCCACCTGTACCATCAAGCCGGTGGCGAGCACCTCTTCTTCTCTAACGGGATGCAACTGATTCGGTACTTCTTCGATCGGTTGAACCTGGCCTATAACCAGAAGAACATTTACATGATCGACCGGGGGACCGATCCCGAAGTGGCCCTGTTCAGCCGGCACTCCGATAAGTTGAAGATCGTCGACGTGATTCACGCCGACCAACTCAACAACCGTAAGGACCCTCGTTATCCGTTGTTCAACAACTACAACGAGTACATGCTGACCCACCTCGACCAGGTCGACAAGGTCGTGGTCTCCACGGAACAGCAGCGTCAAGACATGCTCCTCGACTTCCCCCAGCGGGCTGATCAGATTGTGACCATCCCCGTGGGTGGGGTTCGCGATAACCCGCAAATCGACCTGCAACACCGCCCAGGTGATCCCATCAAGTTCGTCACGGCCTCCCGTCTGGCCATCGAAAAGCACGTGGACTTCATCGTCAAGGCGCTGGTCAAGCTCCATGATGAAGACGGTGTAAACCTGACACTGGACATCTTCGGGGCCGGCGAGGAAGAAAAACGCATCAAGCAGGCGATCGAAGACGGCAAGGCCGGCGACTACATCACCATGCGGGGACAATCGGCCACACTGGACCAGGAATACCCCAAGCTTGATGCCTACGTCTCCGGGTCCTACTCCGAAGGCTTCGGCTTGACCTACATCGAAGCCATGAACGCCGGGCTCCCCATTGTCACGTTTAACGCGCGCTTTGGGGCCCAAGACCTGGTCGATGACGGTCAGACCGGCTTCCTGGCTGACTTTAACCGTGAGGATGCTGACTACAGCGTCGAACAGCTCCACCAGGCCTTACAGAAGCTGATGGCCGCCGATTACGGTACCTTACGGGCCAACACGGCTAAGAAGATTGAACGTTACCAAGATCACGTGATCGCGGAAGATTGGAGGAAGTTAGTCGATGCGCTATGA
- a CDS encoding helix-turn-helix transcriptional regulator — MDLGQQIRVARKRRNMTQAYLAQRLGVQPMVIDRWEGAICNPAPAQLKELGEILATPLSLSNRVDANRGMASTPQRFWLKRVMAWYRQRHAVSK; from the coding sequence ATGGACTTAGGACAACAGATTCGCGTCGCCCGTAAGCGACGAAACATGACACAGGCTTATTTGGCACAACGACTGGGTGTCCAGCCGATGGTCATCGACAGATGGGAAGGCGCAATTTGTAACCCGGCGCCCGCTCAACTGAAAGAGTTAGGGGAAATTTTAGCCACACCGTTAAGTCTGAGCAATCGAGTTGACGCTAATCGGGGGATGGCGTCGACGCCACAACGATTCTGGCTTAAACGGGTCATGGCTTGGTACCGGCAACGCCATGCGGTATCCAAATAA
- the asp3 gene encoding accessory Sec system protein Asp3, translating to MSLAYLLLWPRHLHSTYEYGCQVSVTPEHVVTYRAPLMPPGEVIHDWRSHRNYGLEHLTAELPILQPEMTYYLQGNITVTGGGVYLRLKFFDPEGAEITSTIIDGTSGSFEMPENAIDYTLELVNTHHERVIFRSLLLMDSATHEQYTLTVDQFAGTVQALMPDAQAAHVALEVREGATKPVVISPGCNNLTVFVTPRQLRDENWLKKIVQERHTFLAHQPPTDPVTAGVSAWRVKQRYWQSRSFQEDQQ from the coding sequence ATGAGTCTGGCTTACCTCTTACTCTGGCCCCGGCACCTGCATAGCACCTACGAATACGGCTGTCAGGTCAGCGTGACCCCCGAACACGTGGTGACGTACCGGGCGCCACTAATGCCGCCCGGCGAAGTCATTCACGATTGGCGCTCGCACCGCAATTACGGCCTAGAGCACCTGACCGCCGAGCTCCCCATCCTGCAACCGGAGATGACCTATTATTTACAAGGAAACATCACGGTCACCGGTGGGGGCGTCTACTTGCGGTTAAAGTTCTTCGATCCCGAAGGCGCCGAGATCACGTCGACCATCATCGACGGCACCTCGGGGAGCTTCGAGATGCCGGAAAATGCCATCGACTACACGCTCGAACTGGTCAACACCCATCATGAACGCGTCATCTTTCGCTCGCTCCTCTTGATGGACAGCGCCACCCACGAGCAGTACACCCTGACCGTCGACCAATTCGCCGGCACCGTTCAGGCCCTCATGCCTGACGCTCAAGCCGCCCACGTGGCCCTAGAAGTCCGCGAGGGAGCCACCAAACCGGTGGTCATCTCGCCCGGCTGCAACAATCTCACCGTGTTCGTTACTCCCCGGCAACTCCGGGATGAAAATTGGCTCAAAAAAATCGTTCAAGAACGTCACACCTTCTTAGCGCACCAGCCCCCCACCGATCCCGTTACCGCCGGGGTCTCGGCCTGGCGAGTTAAGCAGCGTTACTGGCAATCACGATCATTTCAGGAGGATCAGCAATGA
- a CDS encoding Hsp20/alpha crystallin family protein has product MTNDMMNRNDDLFNPMNFFNEVGNLGRDLFNGNDNPMKTDVVEHDQDYVVTAEMPGFNKEDIHVDYRDDTLRISGTTKTSQDTKDNDGRILRQERSSQNVARAFYLPNIDLKQVSAKYDQGILTLTLPKETDKDNNHKISID; this is encoded by the coding sequence ATGACTAATGATATGATGAACCGGAACGATGACTTGTTTAATCCAATGAATTTCTTCAATGAAGTTGGCAACTTGGGGCGTGACTTGTTTAACGGTAACGATAACCCAATGAAGACGGACGTGGTGGAACACGATCAGGACTACGTTGTCACCGCCGAAATGCCAGGCTTTAATAAGGAAGACATTCACGTTGACTACCGGGACGACACACTCCGGATCTCTGGGACCACTAAGACCAGTCAAGACACCAAGGACAACGACGGCCGGATCTTACGGCAGGAACGTTCAAGTCAAAACGTTGCCCGGGCCTTCTACCTGCCAAACATTGATTTGAAGCAGGTCAGTGCGAAGTATGATCAGGGCATCTTAACCCTGACCTTACCGAAGGAAACGGACAAAGATAATAACCACAAGATTAGCATCGACTAA
- the asp1 gene encoding accessory Sec system protein Asp1, with amino-acid sequence MTVIIPAWSRDALRLADTPVVKLARLFIDNQVPVELLLLQPLPWLRYQLKTNQLTSLSWWNVFDDLQQVHQEGGLPLGLEDLALPLDTQFVYLSDTVLLQRAGRLYGEVHFHPAGFVSWVETTDTNGQRTVRVYDDRGFCSTQTVYNDRGRRLATLWFAPDTHPVMRRLADNHIQLLAADGSIQQRYESLDELITERTQAHLAQRSDLLISDANPGTATILTQLAQRHRLAYLLSTQLAPTLPEDLLGAVERVIVPTTQMITKFKDVNADLGTPIEAVSPYATTFALGNSTELPETTVVWAVNHLTTTAQTVVAQQIIAWLVQDEHHYLTAVVTSQAAIQKMTTRLQQQVLSQAGIPLDSPTAQLLQGLLNQLQQKQAVDREQLPDEVLTVLDQLLRIQVLYRLNDQQRQRVLGGARVLVDLGAMPDLQLQIAAISAGIPQINATTTGYVHDHQNGLIIAQLRKLGPALDYYLKTLTHWNESLVASIASLESLAEPKLLAYWKEVIAHGKQS; translated from the coding sequence ATGACTGTGATTATTCCGGCGTGGTCTCGCGACGCGCTCAGGCTGGCCGATACACCAGTCGTTAAATTAGCCCGACTCTTCATCGACAACCAAGTCCCCGTCGAGCTCCTACTTTTGCAACCGTTACCGTGGTTACGTTACCAGTTAAAAACCAACCAGCTCACCTCGTTGTCCTGGTGGAACGTCTTTGACGACCTGCAACAGGTCCACCAGGAAGGCGGCCTCCCGTTAGGCTTAGAAGACCTGGCGCTGCCACTCGATACTCAGTTCGTCTACCTCAGCGACACGGTACTCCTCCAGCGAGCCGGTCGCCTCTACGGTGAAGTTCACTTTCACCCCGCCGGCTTTGTCAGCTGGGTCGAAACCACCGATACCAACGGCCAACGAACCGTCAGGGTGTACGACGACCGCGGCTTCTGCTCGACACAAACCGTGTATAATGACCGGGGCCGCCGGTTGGCCACCCTCTGGTTCGCCCCGGACACCCACCCCGTCATGCGCCGACTAGCCGATAATCACATTCAACTACTCGCTGCAGACGGCAGTATCCAGCAGCGCTACGAGTCCCTCGACGAGCTGATTACCGAACGCACCCAGGCCCACCTGGCCCAGCGCTCCGATCTCCTTATCAGTGACGCTAACCCCGGGACCGCCACGATTCTGACCCAATTAGCACAACGGCACCGGTTGGCCTACCTGCTCTCCACGCAGCTGGCCCCGACCTTGCCCGAAGACCTCTTGGGCGCCGTGGAACGGGTGATCGTTCCCACCACGCAGATGATTACCAAGTTCAAGGACGTCAACGCCGACCTGGGCACGCCGATCGAAGCCGTTTCACCCTACGCAACCACGTTTGCGCTGGGGAACAGTACGGAGTTGCCCGAGACCACGGTGGTGTGGGCCGTTAACCACCTGACGACCACCGCTCAGACCGTGGTCGCCCAGCAGATCATTGCCTGGCTGGTCCAAGACGAACACCATTACCTCACCGCCGTGGTGACCTCGCAGGCCGCCATTCAAAAAATGACGACCCGTTTACAGCAGCAAGTGCTCTCACAGGCCGGGATTCCGCTGGATTCGCCGACCGCCCAACTGTTACAGGGATTGCTGAATCAGTTACAACAAAAGCAAGCCGTGGACCGAGAACAATTGCCCGATGAGGTTCTAACGGTACTCGATCAACTCTTACGCATCCAAGTCCTTTACCGGCTCAACGACCAACAGCGTCAACGGGTCTTGGGCGGTGCACGCGTCTTAGTCGACCTGGGGGCCATGCCGGATTTGCAGCTTCAGATTGCGGCCATCAGTGCCGGGATCCCGCAAATCAACGCCACGACTACCGGGTACGTTCACGACCACCAAAACGGGCTGATCATCGCCCAGTTGCGGAAGCTGGGACCGGCCTTGGATTATTACTTAAAAACCTTAACGCACTGGAACGAAAGCTTGGTGGCCAGCATTGCTTCGTTGGAAAGTTTGGCCGAACCCAAGCTACTCGCTTATTGGAAGGAGGTTATCGCTCATGGCAAACAGTCGTAA